A single Vicugna pacos chromosome 15, VicPac4, whole genome shotgun sequence DNA region contains:
- the LOC140685961 gene encoding NUT family member 2G-like — protein sequence MGGWAPSLPPQAPPPAAQRAPSIPPINAGPRPPGASREGSLATCQSQPPQDDSCNRESVYKNYRRWQRFKSLARTHLPQSPDAEALSCFLIPVLRSLARLKPTMTLKEGLRRAEQEWERTSDSDRMTYYAMAAKFKEFEAEEETQLQQLQSMNGAQGLPPPAPPKPEPQGPPAPKVGPQLGTHVPTGAQRKACVPRKAGPRAKPARPQPYTSQRPRETQAPKGIPLEAVKEYEDILEELRAPVHLATGETYAECPEDGTYPDPGLLSYMDQLCSQEDFVTKVEAIIHPKFLAALLSPEPQLDPLALAEELEEEEGLSLEELVQKRLLALKEELGAQAPTTHRAPQLDSSPRQSDVTQDAQRHDEGPQLGVSEEDSPPEIESEELSRCNGTESGLNTSKHRILSPGHEGFPLSQAGQPLSPPQGQRHTPPSLGPMETSNLREASPLREDAGPGPEDESSEDKKEVPSLDFILATQYCLMPWGGKSHSSAPGPLRFLCPGVRGAPLAPSPHRISLSPAPAPAAKSRKRDLCAGQGSDDKLPQPKPDLGTSGRPALSPGLVRPSQPKKRRCDPFVAGSVRRRRKRHCNK from the exons ATGGGAGGCTGGGCCCCCAGCCTTCCCCCTCAAGCTCCACCACCAGCTGCCCAGCGGGCCCCCAGCATTCCCCCCATCAACGCTGGGCCACGGCCACCTGGCGCTTCCAGGGAGGGGAGTCTGGCCACCTGCCAGTCTCAGCCCCCGCAGGATGACTCCTGTAACCGCGAGAGTGTCTACAAGAACTACCGACGTTGGCAGCGCTTCAAGAGCCTGGCCCGGACGCACCTTCCCCAGAGCCCTGATGCAGAAGCTCTTTCCTGCTTCCTCAT CCCAGTGCTCCGATCCCTGGCCCGACTCAAGCCCACCATGACGCTGAAGGAGGGACTGCGGCGGGCCGAGCAGGAATGGGAGCGCACAAGCGACTCTGACCGAATGACGTATTACGCGATGGCGGCAAA GTTCAAGGAATttgaggcagaggaggagacGCAACTTCAGCAATTGCAGTCCATGAATGGGGCGCAgggcctgcctcctccagccccaccaaagCCGGAACCTCAGGGGCCCCCAGCCCCAAAAGTGGGCCCGCAGCTAGGTACCCACGTGCCCACTGGAGCTCAACGCAAAG CCTGTGTGCCCAGGAAGGCCGGCCCCAGGGCCAAACCCGCCCGCCCTCAGCCATACACATCCCAGCGGCCCCGGGAGACCCAGGCACCCAAGGGGATTCCCCTTGAGGCTGTCAAAGAATACGAGGACATCTTGGAGGAGCTGCGGGCGCCTGTCCACTTGGCCACTGGGGAGACATATGCAGAATGTCCAGAAGACGGGACCTACCCGGACCCGGGTCTCCTCAGCTACATGGACCAGCTGTGTTCCCAGGAAGACTTCGTCACGAAG GTGGAGGCCATCATTCACCCTAAGTTCCTGGCAGCTTTGCTTTCCCCAGAACCACAGCTGGATCCCTTGGCACTGGCTGAGGAgttagaagaggaggaaggactcTCTCTTGAAGAG CTGGTGCAGAAACGACTCCTGGCCCTGAAGGAGGAGTTGGGTGCGCAGGCACCCACCACTCACCGTGCACCCCAACTGGACTCAAGTCCTCGTCAGTCTGATGTTACACAAGATGCCCAGAGGCATGATGAAGGCCCCCAGCTAGGGGTCAGCGAGGAAGACAGCCCACCAGAGATTGAGTCTGAGGAACTTTCAAGGTGCAATGGAACAGAGAGTGGCCTGAACACATCAAAACACAGGATTCTCTCTCCAGGACATGAGGGTTTCCCTCTATCTCAGGCTGgacagcccctctctcctccccagggtCAAAGGCACACTCCACCGAGCCTGGGACCCATGGAGACCTCAAATCTCAGAGAGGCCTCTCCTCTTAGGGAGGAcgcagggccagggccagaggATGAGTCCAGTGAAGACAAGAAGGAGGTCCCCAGCCTGGACTTCATCTTGGCCACTCAGTACTGCCTGATGCCCTGGGGAGGGAAGTCccacagctctgccccagggcccttgagaTTTCTCTGCCCTGGAGTTCGGGGGGCCCCCCTAGCCCCCTCCCCTCATAGAATCAGCCTTAGCCCAGCTCCTGCACCAGCTGCCAAGTCCAGGAAGCGGGATCTGTGTGCAGGCCAGGGGTCTGATGACAAGCTGCCCCAGCCCAAGCCTGACCTCGGCACCTCTGGGAGGCCAGCCTTGTCTCCGGGGCTGGTGCGCCCCTCACAACCAAAAAAGAGGAGGTGTGACCCATTTGTCGCAGGGAGtgtgagaaggaggaggaagaggcactgCAACAAATAA